Proteins found in one Dermochelys coriacea isolate rDerCor1 chromosome 17, rDerCor1.pri.v4, whole genome shotgun sequence genomic segment:
- the LOC119844651 gene encoding claudin-3-like → MSMGLEISGVALSVLGWVGTIVCCALPMWKVTAFIGDNIVTAQLIWEGLWMNCVVQSTGQMQFKVYDSMLALPQDLQAARALVVIAIMLAVLGLMVALIGAQYTRCVEDETTKAKITIVSGVIFLLAGIMTLIPVCWSANTIIRDFYNPVVIESQKRDLGASLYVGWAAAVLQLFGGALLCCSCPPKDEKYAPAKVAYSAPRSTGPSYDKWNYV, encoded by the coding sequence ATGTCGATGGGGCTGGAGATCAGTGGGGTGGCCCTGTCGGTGCTGGGCTGGGTGGGCACCATCGTGTGCTGTGCACTGCCCATGTGGAAGGTGACGGCCTTCATCGGGGACAACATTGTGACAGCCCAGCTCATCTGGGAGGGACTGTGGATGAACTGTGTGGTGCAGAGCACGGGCCAGATGCAGTTCAAGGTCTACGACTCCATGCTGGCGCTGCCCCAGGACCTGCAGGCGGCTCGCGCCCTGGTGGTGATCGCCATCATGCTGGCCGTGCTGGGCCTCATGGTTGCCCTCATTGGAGCACAGTACACGAGGTGCGTAGAAGATGAGACAACCAAGGCCAAGATCACCATCGTGTCTGGGGTGATCTTCTTGCTGGCTGGGATCATGACCCTCATCCCCGTGTGCTGGTCGGCCAACACCATCATCCGCGACTTCTACAATCCTGTGGTGATAGAGTCACAGAAGCGGGACCTGGGAGCCTCCCTGTACgtgggctgggcagctgcagttctgcagctgtttgggggggctctgctctgctgctcctgcccccccaaggATGAGAAGTACGCTCCAGCCAAGGTGGCTTACTCTGCTCCCAGATCCACCGGGCCCAGCTACGACAAGTGGAACTACGTGTGA